One Mycolicibacterium doricum genomic window, TGGTGCCGCTGACCCAGGGCAGCCGCCACGCCCGCGCGTCGAGACCCGCAGCCATGATCACCATCTGCTCGAGGCCGTGTGCCCCCGCGGCGATGAAATACTCGTCGAACCACTTGGTGCGCGAGGAGGCGTAGTTGGCGATCCCGTTGATCCGTGCGGCCGTCTCGTCCGTCGGGAGCTGACACCCCCGGCTCACCGCGGCGTCGATGAACACCTGCGCATACGGGTCGTCGAACAACGGACAGTCGGCGTGCGACCCACTCCGTCTGGCCAGCGCGACGGCCAGCGCGCTCGCGATGCCGTCATGAGTGGTCATGGCGGCGGTGTTCCCTTTCCGCGGTGACTTCAAGCATTTCGTCCCTGGTCAACAGGTCATCTCGGATGTTCTGCTCCTCGTAGGCGAGCTGGCCGACACGGTTGGCGATCACCGGTGCGGTGATGACCGTGAACAGTCCGGCCAGGACGAGCATCCCGACGTCGACATTGCCGCGCAGCCGGAGCGCCGCCCCCGCGAGCACGAGCAGCAGACCGAGCACCTGGGGCTTCGTCGCGGCGTGCATCCGCGACAGGGTGTCCGGGAACCGGACGACACCGACGGCGGCGGTCAGGGCCAGCGTCGAGCCACCCAGCACCAGGACGCTGGCGACGACGTCGGAGGCGTTCACCGGACCCTCCGTTTCCTGTCGGCTCTATCGACGTCGGGTACGCGGAAGCGTGCCACGCTGACCGAGCCCAGGAAGCTGATCAGAGCCAGGGCGGTCAAGCTGTACGTCACGGTGGTGTTGCGGCTGAACGCCGCCCACGTGCCGATCCCGCACATGGTGACCGCGATGAGGGTGTCCAGCGCGACGAGCCGGTCCAGCGTGCTCGGCCCGGCCAACAGCCGGAACATCGTCGCGGCCGCGGCGACGCTGAGCATCACTCCCGCGATGATCCAGACGGTATTCAGCGATCCGCCTCCTTTTCACTCGATGGCCGCCAGTCCGACTCCCGTTCGAAAGCCGCGATCAGCAATCGCTCGA contains:
- the mnhG gene encoding monovalent cation/H(+) antiporter subunit G, which produces MNASDVVASVLVLGGSTLALTAAVGVVRFPDTLSRMHAATKPQVLGLLLVLAGAALRLRGNVDVGMLVLAGLFTVITAPVIANRVGQLAYEEQNIRDDLLTRDEMLEVTAEREHRRHDHS
- a CDS encoding monovalent cation/H+ antiporter complex subunit F, coding for MNTVWIIAGVMLSVAAAATMFRLLAGPSTLDRLVALDTLIAVTMCGIGTWAAFSRNTTVTYSLTALALISFLGSVSVARFRVPDVDRADRKRRVR